Below is a genomic region from Virgibacillus dokdonensis.
TTTATCAAGATCAACATTTTCCAAAACAAACCAATGGAAATAACTATGTAATAAGCCTTCTGCTTGAATAATCGCATCGATTAAAAATTCCCGCAATTGCTTCCCATATATCTTTTCTAAGTTGTCCTTCAACCAATGAAAATGATCTACCCTTACATCCGTTAATTGTTGATCCAACTCCTCAATAATAAGGATATTACTTCTAAAATACATCATAATATGGTCCTTATGTTGTTCCATATATTTCATTAATATGGCTATTTGTTTGGCAAAGCGTTCTTTATCGTCACCTTTCACATCTACCTGGTTCAGTTCTTCCATAACCTGTATGTGAAATGCTTTTACAGTTGTTATCGTAAATGCTTTTTTAGATGGAAAATAACTGTAAAAAGAACCCTTTGAAATACCTGCTTTATTGGCAATTTCTTGAATAGACGTATTATGATAGCCTTTTTCAGCAATTAATTTCATGCCAATTTCCATTAATTTCTTTTTCTTTTCAAGCATTGCCCTCACCTATTTCTTTTACGAAACATAGCGGAAAATGTTTCAATGGTTTCACTTTTTTGAAACATTTACAAAAAGATGCTGTTTAACTATCCCTTTGACTAACTGGTCAGTCAATCAGAGATGTTCATATGATAACAGTATATGCGTTGTAAAAACAAGTTAAAAAACTCACTTACTTTCATTGGAGAAAAAAGTATGATTAGAAAATAGTTAAACAAGACTGGATATCGCACATTAATATGCGAACAGCTCTCGGTAGTCGTTAAGTTACAACTATTCTTTTGACAACAATGAAATCAAGCCAAGTAATTTAATACATCGTTATTTGCATTTTGTCATATAGATTTATTAGCATATTTACAAAAATCGGTATCACTCACACAGCTGTTACAATCGTTTTAGGCGTGATCTCGGTATAGGGAATTTTGATTGTCCAAAGAGAAATGTTCGATTCAAATGGACGATTACCTGACTTGTCCGCTTATACTGTAAATCGAAAGTATTCATCGATATATCCAATTGAATCCCTGAACCATCGAAAAAAGTAACATATGTACCACTTTTATTTTCCTCAAAACCGTAAATATGATGATAAGTAAGCCACACATTATTTTTATTTTTTACAGAAGCTGTTGGCATCATAAAAACACCTTTATCTGGTATCACAGGTACAGGAAGCTTACTTGAAGAATCGAGTATATCTTTTACAGCTAGTCTTCTCCCCTCTAATGAAGATCCGTATATTAAACAACTATTATCTAAAATTTGCTCTGGTTTATGAATGGACATTTTCTCGGCCCTTCCACTTTCCATAATCCGAGAACGATAATAGCTATGTTCATTCCTGTATATTGCTTTTGTATGCGGTGATATGACATACAACGATGTAATCCTCTGTTTCAATCCGTATCCACCTTTCTTCCCCAATCAGATTCTCCAGTCTCCTTAGAAAAAATTGGCTTATCATCAAGTCTTATGGCAAAAGACCTTTGTTTTTCTTATACTATAAACCAAAAAATCTTCTACTTTCCTATAGTGTAAATATCACAGCTCTGTTTACTTTTTATTGTACTACCTCCATTACTCGATGTCTCGGTTTGCCAACTTAGTAAGGCCAAGTAAACTTGTTAAGAGCAGATGTTTCATGTACACTTTTAAACATGCTTTTTAATCTACTTATTTCTTAGAATTCATTCAAATTCCGCCCCCCACAATGGTATGAATGATAATCCATTTAAGAAAACCTTATCGAGTATTTTTTGCTAATTTATTTGTCGAATTAACTGCTCTAGTCCTTAGAAAAAATGGTAAACAAAAGCAGAACACAAATAAAGTACATGGTGTTCTGCTTTTATAAGTAAAATACGTACTATACCTTGCTATTGCTTTCACTTAAATGCGGTAAATATTCCCTATTTACAACGTTGTGAATGCAATAACTAACTTTTTGCAACCACATCATAACATAGAGCCATGAAAAGTGAATCTTCCAGCAGTGGGGATTTTTTCTCCCTCAATGTTTGTTCCTATCCCAAGGGTATAGACCAGGCTAATTACAAAATGGACTTTTATGCCCTGTTTTCTTCCTTTTAGCCAGACTCACAACGCTTAATCCTTGAAACGAGATGCTTTCATCACCTTAAATTTACGATAAAACTCCATTTGACAAACTTATTGAATCCCCTAGCTTGTCACTATCTAGCTACTTGTTATGCATGGAAGTACTATTATTGATTTTTCTCGTTTTGCTTTTCTTCATCTTCCATCATATTGTCATTGCCATTGTCGTTCGTATTACCATTATCTTCATCCTGTAGTTCTTGATCGTTTTCATCCATCCCACCATTATCATCAGCAGGATTGTTGTTGTTGTCCTGTTCCTCCGTCGGAGACTCATCTGCAGGATCCTCGTCATTACCCATATTACAAGCAGTAATTAGTGATAACACTAAAACAGAAGCACCAAACTTCATGATAAGCTTTGATTTCATGTATACTACCTCCTTTTATAATTGGTTCGTTTTTTATCTTAACCAACTTAAAAGAAGTCATACTCTTTTTTTATCCATTTTCAACTATTTCAGACATTTTTTTATGTTGATAGCTATTCACCTATTGGAATAATGCTCGAGCTTACCGATGTAATTATTTAATAGCAAACATGATTTCCGCCTCGCAAGCTAACTCTCCATCTACTTTGGCAACTGCTTTTCCTTTACCAATTGGGCCTTTTAA
It encodes:
- a CDS encoding TetR/AcrR family transcriptional regulator, producing the protein MLEKKKKLMEIGMKLIAEKGYHNTSIQEIANKAGISKGSFYSYFPSKKAFTITTVKAFHIQVMEELNQVDVKGDDKERFAKQIAILMKYMEQHKDHIMMYFRSNILIIEELDQQLTDVRVDHFHWLKDNLEKIYGKQLREFLIDAIIQAEGLLHSYFHWFVLENVDLDKEQAGEFIVRRLHDLITGMLKRESSGLVDMAQISEIYKSTRRSTLEKQTLQKVLNALKEKIVLLDVQQSKKERLYEVVRLLEKEGLEDCNIVVIQGLLAHFYAYDILIEDVSKIATILNIELL
- a CDS encoding competence protein ComK, coding for MKQRITSLYVISPHTKAIYRNEHSYYRSRIMESGRAEKMSIHKPEQILDNSCLIYGSSLEGRRLAVKDILDSSSKLPVPVIPDKGVFMMPTASVKNKNNVWLTYHHIYGFEENKSGTYVTFFDGSGIQLDISMNTFDLQYKRTSQVIVHLNRTFLFGQSKFPIPRSRLKRL